The genome window TTTGAGATGATTGTAAGAAGGGGCCTTACCAAACAAAACCTCATGAGGTGATTTATCATAAAGAATATCAGTGGGAAACAAATTTATAAGATGAGTGGCAGTTAAAAGACATTCTCCCCAAAATTTAATTGGTAACTTGGATTGAAAAAGAAGAGCTCTAGCagtttctaacaagtgtttatgCTTTCTTTCTACGattccattttgttgtggagtggcCACACAAGAAGTTTGATGTATAATGCATTTTGAAAGAAGGTATTGAGTATGGGTAGCAGAGGATCCTAACTCAAAGGCATTATCAGTTCTCAAGCATTTTATCTTTGCTTGAAACTGTGTTTCAATCATATTTATGAAACTTTGTAATACATCAAAAGCATTACTTTTAGTAGAAAGAAGATGAGTCCAAGTAACTCTAGTAAAATCATCCACAATGGTCAAAAAGTATCGAAAACCATTATGTGTAGATGCATTGTATGGACCCCACACTTCCACATGAACAAGATCAAAAGGATGAGATGTTTCAGTACTACTAGTAGTGAAAGGAAGTCTGTGTTGTCTGGCCAAAGGACAAATCTCACAACAATCAAGTTGATCATCTTTAGAAAATGAAAATACAGACAACTTTTTCAATTTGTACAAAGGTAAATGGCCAAGTCTGTTATGTCATGTTCTGCCACTAACACTAGCATTACAATATGATTGCCTTATTCTAGAATCAGAAACAACACTAGACTGCTATGCAGTTAATCTCGGCGCTATAGCGTCGATATCTCGGTTATCGGTGGTAGCCCAAAATATCGTTTTGTAATATCGGTATTATATCGGCCAGCGATAATATCGGCGATAAACACTGATATCTCGCTGATATTTTGTATAATCTGTAGCGGTTGTCTCGCCGATATCTCGGCCTGGGTCAAAATTTCGCATTTTTTATACAAATATGCATTTCACAgcaaaaaaaaacagaaaaaaaaacgaACAGAAGGAGTGTTTTGAATGGTGCAAAAACTGCCTCACACAGGCCCGgtttttcggagctgcattcgcgTCCGCGGGACGTGCGGGCACgcacgagttcaaccaaattccagcTCAGAAACTCACATTTTGCACCCCCCCTGAGTGCGGGTAGGACTTGTGataaaacatgtcataaagctACAATGAAGTAGTAAAGGCTTTACCTTGTAAACAACCACTCACTTTGTTCCCACACCAATGCGGGACAAAGTATTTACCACCTTTTGAGACTTTCATTCACGCACCCAAAACTTCCAACATATATgtcctaaacttttgctactaaTATTATATAGGTTCTAGACTTCTACCACCTCTTGGTGAACACTTCTTTATTTTGCTATTAATATAATATAGGTTATAGActtctagtatatatatatatatatatatatatatatatatactctaGATATGAATATATATCATATAGGGTctagatatatatatttatgcatGATATTATAAATTACCGACATCTCACCGATATCTCACTGCGATAaacgatatctcaaatatcggtccttgactgATAACCGATATTtttccgcattaactgcatagctaGACTGTGAAACTATCTCATTAGTTTTGAGAAGATACAATCCGTCAAGCAGTTTACCAAGAACCACTGGCCTCTTCAGAGAAGGGGCCTGCAACATACAAGCTTTGTTAGAAAAGAAAACAAGTCCATTGGTGTCAATACATAATCTGGGTATTGATAACAGATTATTTTTGAACTTTGGAACCAAAAGAACATGTTTAAGAGTAAGATTAGGAAGCAAGTTCATTGTTCCAGATTGTGTAGCTGTTAAAACATCACCGTTAGGAAGAAAAATGGAAACAGGTTTGGAAAGAGTTTTTATATTAGTGAGTAATCTAGGATCATAGCACATGTGATCATTAGCACCTGTGTCTATGATCCATCTGGACTTTGGATTAGAAATAGAATTACATGCCATTATACCTGCGAAATTGGCATATTTGATTTCATTTACAGATTCTTCATCTTGAGTATCAGATTGAGAAAAGGTCTTGAGCTGAGTATTATGAAGGAATTGAATTAGTTGTTGACACTGCTCTGGAGTAAGACAAGAACCAGAACTCATAGCATGAACAGGTGAATCATTAGCACAAGCATTAGCAGCCACATGTTTTGGTTTATTAAACTTGAAGTCTTTAGGAAAACCAATCAACCTATAGCACTTATTCACAGAATGACCAGGTTTCTTGCAATGACTACAAACAGGCTTCTTGGAATCACTTCTTGTCTGAACATTCATTGACGACACATCAGGAAAAGCTTGACTAACAGGATGAATCTCCTTTTGGTTTTCATCTTGAACTAAAAGAGAATAAGCCTTGTTTATTGAAGGGAGAGGCTGCATCATTAGAATATTTGCCCTGACATTATCATAATTATCATAACTGGAATTTAGGCCCATAAGAAATTGAATcaacttttcttcttcttctttcttagCAATTACTGCATAAGCACCACAAGAACAAGCTGGAACCTCCGATAATGAACTAAGTTCATCcctaatacttttgatttttgtGAAATAGGTAGCAATGTCACTACTACCTTGTGAAATTTCACAAATACTTTTCTGCAACTGATAGTGTTTTGTGTTGGAAAAATAGTTGAAAAtaacatttttcacaaatataggaaaatgattttttcctattttggactagaaataaatataataaaatgagcgggttttatatatttatttgtgggtttgtgttctatgttgcaagagcttcgcaacgaactaaaccacgtccaaaacggagctaagatgaatgagatatcgatgctcaaagttgggtgtttgaaacaatgaatgctgaaacaaaagggaaaatagcaccttgtcccacatcagAGGatagatggaacttaaatgggtatttaaggtggaactctccatctttattgtttcatggaagcacacactagtgtcctcgcgaagggtgcggagcaccctaactcgcactcgcacgcgcgcgcgcgcgcgcacgcgtggcgtgggcgatgaggcgcaatgtggcgctttgatggcgcactttgcacttcgcccgcttgagagccgcctttgtatttttgaccacgtGCGCGTGGTGGATCATAGAGGCTGCAAGGACCAAGTAGTGAAATGGCGTGCGGGTTCGAAGCGTGTGACGTGGCAGTCCGCGCGCGAGTACACGTGGCATGGAGGCGTGCGGTTGCGCGCATGGTGCTTGGGTCCTGATGTGTCGTGCGCgtcgcaccagagtgagccaatacggcgcgactgtgtggcgtgctcgtataggctcacaggtgacgtggcgcacgagCGCATGGACCTGGGATagtgtggcgcacgcgcgcatggcagtgagccaagaggacgcaccgcgcatgagcGTGCAGACCTGCGCGCGCAAGGACGCGCGCGCACCAGTGTGtcttgcgcgcgcgcgcgcaaaatcttccagcattgaatgacaaTGCAGTTTCActccagcttcgtaactgacgagttaacaggctttgactgagaattaaatgacgtattaaattgcattgaagacgtttaatgcagtttaaacctctcatttaattcgtttttggctgtttcaaaccgggagctgtataaatacagctccataccttGCTGTAGAGGATACTACGAAAACCCAGCAATACAACAGCACTTGCAATTCTCTCCACACATCCTACTAATCTTCTTCTTACATTCATCAAGGTAACCTTTGGGTTGTAGGCGAACTCCGGCAGtactactgctccggctgttgtaccctgggaaacaaaacgagtactcttgggagactcggaatttgttttaagggaagcgtgagTACACGTGACTCAGCCCCCCTTTCTTGTATTGTCTTTTATTTCAATTGTAATAGTTGTTAGCTTTCTAATTTCTGTATTGTAATCAGttaataaaatttgtttattttatttattattacgcgaacggttcatagaatcttaaaacaaatttttaaaaccgtTCGTGTAATCAAAACCATTATGTTTGTGATTCAAACTAGTTTTGTTTTCactcagtttgtgttttaaaaacagattttttttgGTTCTCATCTTCAAAGGAGCGACTTTGGTTGAAAACCATTTTGGTTACATTCAGATTGTCCTTAAATTTGCTAAAACTTTCtgatttggtcttcaaagttggacttagaagccaatcagtaagttctaattattaaaaattttctgtttttggtcttcaaagttggacttagaagcctaaacagtaaatttgtggtaaaattaaaatttaatagtTTACTTCTGGTTTTTGCGTAAATCAGATTTTTTGACTAaactttaaaattttaattttctgcatGTTGAACGAAAACGTCAAAGTTAACAACACGAATGTTGTGACGGGAACCCCCCTCAACGCcaccactgtgggagcgtccacagtggccaatcacgctgaacgacccgagaagttctcgggtctacactttaagaggtggcaacagaagatgttcttctacctgaccaccatgaaccttgcgaggttcttaacggaaaccgctccccaacctgcggaaggggagaccgacACACAAAGATAGTGTGCGGTAGATGCGTGGAAGCATTCAGATTTCGTATGTCGTGGCTATGTGTTAAACGGCTTGTCGGATGcgttgtataatgtgtactacaacgtcaagacttccaaagacCTTTGGGATGCCTTAGACaagaagtacaaaacggaggatgctggcacaaagaaatttgtggtagcccgttttttggatttcaaaatggttgattctaaaacagttatgaatcaagtctaagaattccaaattatacttcatgacatccctgcggaaggcatgacacttagcgagacattccaagtggcagcgatgattgaaaagttacctcctagttgggttgattttaagaattatcttaaacacaaacgGAAGGAGATGACTATAGAGGACCTTATTGTTCGTCTTCGGATTGAAGGGGACAACAGAATTGCCCTAAAAGGCAGCCTTGCACAGACTAGTGCTAGCGCAAATTTGGTTGAACATGGGTAATCCTCTAAGGGCGCGAAGGGCaaggggaaaaaggacaaagggaaagcaaaggctagcaaccttggaccaaagaaaggggttgtgaaaaagaaacctcagacgttccaagggacttgttacaactgtgacgagccggggtgtcgggctaaccaatgcaagaaaccaaagcgtgagcgtgcgcacatggtggatgaagacggaatgcctttggtggcaatgatttccgaaaaaagcgcaatgatggatgaggtcaatactgtgaccaacactccaaaaggatggtgggttgatacgggCGCGACCCGTCATGTTTGCGCAGACAAAAGCCTCTTTACCACCTTCAAGGCGCTTTCTGGAGAAGAGAAGCTGTATATGGGAAATGCAGCCACCACTGACATCATGGGTGAAGGAACGgtgatcttgaagtggacttcGGGGAAGGAGCTCACTCTAAGCAACGTGTTGTATGTCCCGGACTTGCGCAAGAATCTAGTCTCGGGTTGGTTGCTtaacaagtttggatttcgtttagTTTTTGAGAGCGATCAGTTTGTACTAACTAAACGAGGAATGTATGTGGGTAAGGGCTATGCCCAAAACGGCATGTTCAAATTAAATGTAATGGCTGTcaagaacatgaataaaattgctactacttctacttatatgcttgagttttcttattcgaataaatggcatggtagattaggtcacgtaaattttaattcaatacgtcgtttaatcaatttaaattgtatacctacattccatattgattcacactataaatgtgaaacatgcgttgaatccaaacttacaagatcatcatcgaaatcggttgaacgaataaccgaaccccttgatttaattcacactgatatttgtgatttaaaagcggtacccacaagaggtggaaataagtacttcatcacgtttattgacgatagtactaaatattgcgatgtatatttactaaaaagtaaagatgaagcaataagtaagtttatcttgtacaaaaatgaagttgagaatcaacttcaaaagaagataaaagctttgcgaagcgatcgaggaggcgaatatgttgcaccttttgccgatttatgcgcaaaaagtggcactatacatgagtgtacacctccttattctccacaatcaaatggcgtggcagaacgaaagaaccgcacattgaaagaaatgatgaacgccatgttgataagttctggggtgagccaggaaatgtggggggaagccattctctcggctaattatcttttgaacaagataccactcaaaaagagagacgaaactccatatgagttatggaaaaggaagaagccttcatacaaatacttgaaagtgtgggggtgcctagcaaaggtgattgtaccacctcctaaggctcttaggataggacccaaaactgttgattgcatatttATTGGGTATGCACATCAGAGTAGTGCACATCGATTTCTTGTACATGAGccaagaatcctgatgtacacgtaaacactatcatggaggtgaatcctaacgttgtgtcttactttgaaaatgtgtttcctttgagaagacaaacacatgcaatgtcatcaacacctaattttgaagtaggtgaaagttcatctacaccagttgatgaggtagttcatgataagacacatgaacgacctgaggttgaagaaagtgattgtaggcgaagtaaaaggccaagggtagaaaaatccttcggtccagacttcgttagctatatggttgagggcgagcccaatacatatcgcgaagcggtttcctcttcagaaggacctcaatggaaagaagcaataagaaatgaaatagattctatattgcaaaatcatacttgggagttagtagatcttccacctggttgcaaaccacttggatatcgttggatattcaaaaggaagatgaaaactgatggaagtattgataaatacaaggctaggttggtgattaaaggatttagacaaaaggaaggtctagattactttgatacctactcgcctgtgacgcgcataacctcgattagattggttcttgctatagcggctttaagaaatttggaagttcaccaaatggacgttaaaactgcatttctaaatggcgatttagaagaagagatttacatggagcaacctgaaggtttctccgccccaggtcaagagggtaaagtatgtaaactcatcaagtctttgtatggcttgaagcaagcaccaaaacagtagcaccaaaagtttgatcatgtcatgattgacaatggtttcaaaataaatgagtgcgacaagtgtgtttatttcaaagacacaaatgaagATTATGTGATTTTATGCCTTTATATagacgatatgcttatcattgggagtaatgataaaattatcaaagctactaaaagcatgttgaaagcgagatttgacatgaaagacatgggtttagcggatgtgattcttggagtaaagatcataagaacccaagatggtcttgtgttaagtcaatctcactatgtggaaaaattcttgaaaaattcaactcgggagatacgagtgtagctcgaactccagttgatacctcccaacatctcaagaaaaataaaggagatggagttgctcagttagagtattcaagaattattggcagtctcatgtatctaatgacatgtactagacccgacttggcttacgcggtgagtagactaagtagatacaccagcaatccgtgcgcgaatcattggaaggctatcacgagggtgcttagatacataagatacacaagagattatggactgcattatacccgacaaccagcagtgatcgaaggatacactgatgcaaactggatatcggataataaagattccaaatcaacaagtggttacgtgtttacacttggaggagctgctattgcttggaagtcttctaagcaaacgGTAATAGCAAGATCCACAATGGAATCCgaatttatcgccttggataagtcaggcgaggaggcggaatggctgcgtcaattcgtggaatatattccaagatggccaaagcctttgccagccatatgtgtacattgtgatagtcaatcagcgattggtagagctcaaagcttgatgtacaatggcagatcaaggcatatgcgacgtagacataacacggtacgacaactactctcaacgggtgttatcacaattgattatgtgagatcaaaggataacattgcagacccgtttacaaaaggcttaagcagagagttagtagaaacgtcgtcaagaggaatgggactaaagcccgtggtaaatgggaatatgagggaaacctaacttagttgactggagatcccaagatctaagttcaataggacaacttaatcatattaccaaaacggagtcactgtgggggagtaccccaaactaaataaaagggagttatatatacttcctagtccattccaatcagtgacatgaagtgaggttaagcatattaaggttaatgatttcgggaaatcaaataaccatgatgcttttaatgattcatgggaatcacctatgttagacagaagtggggtcgcttcaaatggatttgtggggtgcgcaaatcctagagctctcgcagaaccaggctagtgttctaggaccataataggacacgacaatgaggagttggccaaaccagggagagtattgtgtgaagtgtattgtcgtttacacaaatgggggtatgttcaaggacatcgctgtcacaccccaaccaatggcggaaacatcgggatgagacgaagtgtgaagattgctcgagacatcataacgctatttgtgacaataatttaataatccaaatttcatttccaaaataaatgtcaaaacattacaagaaaagcaaataacaacattgttcaacctaacataaacaaaattgatacaacactttaaacctaaacgtctaagtgagtatttaggcatctttgctatccgttttcatttcatcatcatcaacctgtaacatgtttaaaaatacaattcaatgcaaaagcaaaggcgagtatacaagtttggtacgtacatagcataagttaaaaagtgtgatcaattcctcattgcaagcatatgattcaagataaaccttaaatatggcatgtgtctaacatatcaaaccaagaaaacgcaatatgctcaagacataacctcaagtttacgggcgggtcgttaatcctatagcgctacatatgtcaaggtttggctcgtacgaagttaatgataagttcaacacataagaataacccaagtttaaagtatcaagtcatcacgtatacaagcatgttataggaacgttcatgtgtttaacaaagtgttcatgtgtaagttaataggtaaacatgttacaccccaaaagtggtaaaagtaaaaagggggaaatacgagtatactcacggtttacaagtggtgacttgaaattccgagagcaagtttgtagatgaattagttcggagcaccttgtccttctacacaaggaaacgtaggtgtgtgagtttggcgtataacggaagattatagattcggagtttttaatatatagaaagtaacataggtgaaaataatcatcttgtacgcataactcttgttcttgacactattgaaactcaaaagagttagtatgatttcatggattctaagatccattagagtcgtaacaagggcatggtcatagatgatgtaacgtccacttaacaaataactattaagtcatcatcaagtcttagttacttagatgtatacatatagaataacttagatattatatagtttacaagtcttatgattcaagcatgaggtaggagattaatgtctccatttaggtacctctttgtgtcatagaatacatacatgaggtaggaagaacaagcttccatttaggcacctctattgttcaccactacacttgttgttataaacaacaaggagggtcatgaacatacaagtatcaaggtattaacaacaactaatctatagcaaaacatcaagtaatgagtggattcttatgaaggatagcccaagctaatccaaccatcacacattcaacaagtttcacacttgaacattacttgtgggtaaaaccctaattaaaaacagaaagtttatgaggttttaacctctgatttagatgtctcaaccttgtttttaagcttaaccaaccatgggataagttgtaagcattaggacataggtatgagatgtgttggacacaagttgcatagatttaaacaagtttttgatgaacataaaaacaaacagaaagtttatggactatttcggggcatttccaggtctgatttctccaaggagaagtctaggaatcgaaccccatgattatacaagcaagtaggaaaaagaatcgagtgaatcggataagaattgagtgagttatgctcattttcgtgaaggggtgtcaatctactcgaacccttgctttcagctacggtttggtggatgttttgtgagtttttagggttgcaaaagtggtagggaggctggttataagtggtatatatagggggaaggattagggtttcaatgggttgggctttggaagtgtttagaaggggttacaccttgaaactagcccacaaaacccaactatatggggctgaatttggctgaaattgggctgccatatttctttatttttttatttttttaaaacattataatgagtaattttgttagttaagttgtgtaataatatgcaacaatgtttcccctaacttgtaacaaggtgaaatatgaaataaaacatgatttaactaggtaaaaagtgtaatgtacaagttttatttacgaagcaagttccgtattttacaacgattacgatgaaagaatggttataagaacacaagatttccaaagatagaatttcacgtaaggtttctaaatgtaggatgtttgaaaatgtagggcgttacagtctcccctcctttaggaaatttcgtcccgaaatttattcaagaggaaggcttgaaagagtctttggcataaaggtgatcattaagaattgaaatttgggaagtttgaaagttttgaaaagtaccaaattttggagaacgtcaaggtag of Helianthus annuus cultivar XRQ/B chromosome 1, HanXRQr2.0-SUNRISE, whole genome shotgun sequence contains these proteins:
- the LOC110931392 gene encoding uncharacterized protein LOC110931392, with the translated sequence MANSQLIPPMDSSNPLFLHPSDHPGMILVSKQFDGTGFGSWKRAMSIALSAKNKFGFVDGSVTISTNPSLWSRCNDMLQKSICEISQGSSDIATYFTKIKSIRDELSSLSEVPACSCGAYAVIAKKEEEEKLIQFLMGLNSSYDNYDNVRANILMMQPLPSINKAYSLLVQDENQKEIHPVSQAFPDVSSMNVQTRSDSKKPVCSHCKKPGHSVNKCYRLIGFPKDFKFNKPKHVAANACANDSPVHAMSSGSCLTPEQCQQLIQFLHNTQLKTFSQSDTQDEESVNEIKYANFAGIMACNSISNPKSRWIIDTGANDHMCYDPRLLTNIKTLSKPVSIFLPNGDVLTATQSGTMNLLPNLTLKHVLLVPKFKNNLLSIPRLCIDTNGLVFFSNKACMLQAPSLKRPVVLGKLLDGLYLLKTNEIVSQSSYAVNAEKYRLSVKDRYLRYRLSQ